Sequence from the Candidatus Paceibacterota bacterium genome:
GCTTATCGGTGTTTCTGAGACGCACGCGGTCAGCTTGTCACTTGGTGTTTTTGTGAGTATCTTGGCCGGTGCGTTAGTTGGCGGTTTGCTTGAATTGGCTTATTTTCTTAGAAATCGCCAGAGAGGGTCTCAGGATAAAAGCGTTGTTTAAAGGAACTTTTAGTTGAGATATAATTCTAAATTAATAATTATGTGCGGCATAACTGGCTTCTATGGACAAGGTTCAAAGGCTGATCTTCAGGCGATGAATGACACGCTTATTCATCGTGGTCCGGACTCGGAAGGACTGTATTTCGAAAATGGCAAAATCGGTCTCGGTTTCAGACGGTTGGCCATTATTGACGTCCGCGGTGGCAATCAGCCGATTTGGAACGAGACGAAAGATGTAGCGGTTATTTTTAATGGTGAAATTTATAATTTCCAAGATTTACGCAACGACTTGGAGAAGCGTCATCGCTTTGTGACCAAAACTGACACGGAAGTTATCATCCACCTTTATGAGGAAGTCGGGGAAAAGTGTTTTGAGAGGCTAAATGGCATGTTTGCCATTGCCGTCTATGATTTAAAGAAAAATAAGTTGGTGATCGCCCGTGATCGATTCGGCAAAAAACCGCTTTATTATGCCGAACGAGAGGGGACGGTAATTTTCGGTTCTGAGCTCAAGGCTCTTCTCAAGCACCCACTGATCAGAAATCCCAAACTCGACGCCACTTCGCTTAATCTGTATTTGACGCACGAGTTTGTGCCGTCGCCGAGAACCATCTATCAGAATATTTTTAAAGTTGAGCCCGGAACGGCGATTTCCTTCGACCGATCAGGTAAATGGGAATTGCAATTTTATTTTTTAAAGTACAATAAAGATGAGCCGCGTTTGAGCGAAACGGAATATTTGGAAAAGTTGGATTTTTTGCTCGGTGATGCGGTCAAAAAGCGTTTAGTTTCGGATGTGTCGCTCGGAATATTTTTAAGCGGTGGACTTGATTCTGGCGCTGTAGCGCATTATGCGATGAAGTTTGGCAGCCAGCAGGCGCGAACTTTTTCGATCGGTTTTGATGATAAATCTTTCGACGAATCGGAGTGGAGTAGCCTGACCGCCGATTATCTCGGAACTTTGCATCAGAACAAAAATTTTTCGGCCAAGGAGATGCAGGACCTGATTCCGCAGGTTGCCAAATTGATTGATGAACCGGTCTCCGATGCGGCGCTCTTTCCCAATTATCTCTTGTCGAAATTTGCCAGAGAAAATGTGACAGTTGCTCTCGCCGGTGACGGGGGTGATGAAATATTTTTCGGTTACCCGACTTTTCAATCGGCCAAGATTTCTGATTGGTTTAGAAAGATTCCGGAGAGTTTAAGGCGGTCGCTTTTGGAACCGACGGTCGGCCTGCTTCCGACTTCCTTCAATAATATTACTTTAGACTATAAACTGAAGCGTTTTTTCACGGGTCTTCATTACCCAAAAAAGTATGAGCAGCTGATTTGGGTCGGTTCGTTTACACCCGAAGAGAAGCGGGGATTGTTGCACGAAGATTTTCTGAGTCAAATCGAACCCGGCTCAGAGTTTTCCTTCGTCGATAAGTATCGAGATCCGATTAAAGGAGCCGGTGAACTCGATCAGGTTGGAGATTTTTATTTGAGGACTTATTTGGCTGATGGGGTTTTGGCGATTAAAGATCGGGCGAGCATGATGGCATCTCTCGAGCTTCGCGCGCCGTTCCTCGACTACCGGCTGGTTGATTTTGCCGCTTCGCTACCGACAGATTTGAAAATGAAGGGTTTCAATACTAAGTATCTCTTGAAGAAACTGATGGAAGGTAAGTTGCCCGATGAGGTGGTTTATCGACCCAAAAAAGGCTTTGGCATCCCGATTGCCAAATGGCTTCGAGGCGAGCTGAAAGATTTTATGCTCGAGACTTTGAGTGAGGAGTCAATTAACGAAGGAAAAATTTTCAACTATAGTTTCATAAAAAAACTAATAGACGATCATTTATCCGGCAAGAAAGATAACCGTAAATTACTTTGGACACTGTTGGTTTTTGAGTTGTGGCGTAAAGAGTGGCTCAAAGCTTAATTGCTTTGCTCCAGTTGGTAGATCTGAATGCCGTCTGCGTCGTAAACTATCTTTAGGCTGAGCCGTTTATCCAGGCTTACTGATAGAGCCTTTTCCCGTGGCCCGAGATAGAGATAATCGACTCGGTATGATTTGGCCTGTCGCATAATCACGTCCGGGTTATAATCCTGATCGATTTTATCGATGTCATTGGTCGGGATAGTAATGGCGTTAAATCCTCCGTTGGTGAAAATTGATCCGCCTTCAGTCGCCCTGTATTTGTCACCAAAAAGATAAGAGATGCCGGCTTCGTCATATTTTGTTGGTTGATGATCGGGGAAATAATTCGCTCTAAGCTGACTTTTCGAAATTCCAAAGAGAGCATTGGTCAAGTAAAATCTGTCCAAGATTTCTTTAATCGGGGACGTCGTGAGCAGGCAGTTTGGTTGCAAGATTTTGTTCGTCCCGAAGTTCATGATATAGGTGTTGGTCATAAAAGACGGTGAAGCGACTACGGCCGAACGGTCGGTATTTTTAGAAAGCCAGTCGATGGCTTTTATCTCTGAAGTTGCAACATCGGTCGTAAGATTGTCCAAGTAAAATTGTCTTTGAATTAAGGAGGCCTTTAGAAAAATCGCCAGAGTCGCCACAATCAAAAACCAGCCGACGATTTTGTCGAGAGAGACCCCAAAATATTTTCGGAGGAGATACAGGGCGATTGTTAATACCGGCAAGCCGATGGCAATCACGAAGGCCTGAATCTTGACTCCTAGGTCAGAAGTGCCGCTAGCTTTCCAGATCAAGATGGTGGCAATTATGATTGCGGTGCCTAAAATTTTAGTGAAACTGAAGACCGGATTCCAAATGAAAGATCTGTATTTGCGAGCGAATAAAATGGAAAGGGACAGTAGAGTAATCGAGATTATTACCTGTTCCGGTTTGATCCAGTGGTCCGGTTGAGGATTGAAGCCTGTAATTATTTGAATGTTGTAAACTATAAAGACCGGCAAAAGCAAACTGGCGAAAAAAATTCCGGTTTTAAAACTGCCGCCGATTTTTTTCCAACTGAAGTAAGAGATGAGTGCCAGCAAGCCCTGCTGAGCATAGAAAAACAAAACTCGCGGGTAAAGGAAGAATTCTTTAGAGTGTTCCGGACCCAGCCTTGAGACGACATCTTGATATGTTGGTAGCCTTGTAAGTCGCCAAAAGTTTAGCCAGTAGAATATTGAGATGATTGTGCCGGT
This genomic interval carries:
- the asnB gene encoding asparagine synthase (glutamine-hydrolyzing), coding for MCGITGFYGQGSKADLQAMNDTLIHRGPDSEGLYFENGKIGLGFRRLAIIDVRGGNQPIWNETKDVAVIFNGEIYNFQDLRNDLEKRHRFVTKTDTEVIIHLYEEVGEKCFERLNGMFAIAVYDLKKNKLVIARDRFGKKPLYYAEREGTVIFGSELKALLKHPLIRNPKLDATSLNLYLTHEFVPSPRTIYQNIFKVEPGTAISFDRSGKWELQFYFLKYNKDEPRLSETEYLEKLDFLLGDAVKKRLVSDVSLGIFLSGGLDSGAVAHYAMKFGSQQARTFSIGFDDKSFDESEWSSLTADYLGTLHQNKNFSAKEMQDLIPQVAKLIDEPVSDAALFPNYLLSKFARENVTVALAGDGGDEIFFGYPTFQSAKISDWFRKIPESLRRSLLEPTVGLLPTSFNNITLDYKLKRFFTGLHYPKKYEQLIWVGSFTPEEKRGLLHEDFLSQIEPGSEFSFVDKYRDPIKGAGELDQVGDFYLRTYLADGVLAIKDRASMMASLELRAPFLDYRLVDFAASLPTDLKMKGFNTKYLLKKLMEGKLPDEVVYRPKKGFGIPIAKWLRGELKDFMLETLSEESINEGKIFNYSFIKKLIDDHLSGKKDNRKLLWTLLVFELWRKEWLKA